Proteins co-encoded in one Aspergillus flavus chromosome 2, complete sequence genomic window:
- a CDS encoding putative prenyltransferase yields MATSMHLSKLRKWFLASPPIEMAISKLRELLIGAIRQGPVPQHIAFVMDGNRRFARTHGIETVEGHNLGFEALARILEVCYRSGVKVVTIYAFSIENFKRSKFEVDALMEMARVKLSQMAQHGEILDRYGAKVRVLGRLDLLRPDVLKAVNRAMEMTSNNGDRVLNICFPYTSRDEITSAIRDTVADYSQPLRPRSSSLRTPFSESHIALNIQARNQNTNPEDTSSDIESTSESSAQGEEGAAKHDRPNKVYETGSAFSSSTTLDLAGHQDSTNLKKATQGASAELENPAYLSPETITRQTLSDHLHTKDNPPLDLLIRTSGVERLSDFMLWQCDEDTDIVFLDVLWPEFDLWHFLPVLLGWQRRVSKSRKNPDAEGDFDGDAVGSNGLSDQVLSPSAKVKDL; encoded by the exons ATGGCAACGTCAATGCACCTGTCAAAACTTCGGAAATGGTTCCTTGCATCTCCGCCCATCGAGATGGCTATATCGAAACTCCGAGAGCTGCTGATTGGAGCAATCAGGCAGGGGCCAGTTCCACAACATATCGCGTTCGTGATGGATGGAAACCGAAGGTTCGCAAGGACACACGGGATTGAGACAGTGGAGGGACACAATCTGGGGTTTGAGGCACTGGCAAGG ATTCTTGAGGTCTGCTACAGAAGCGGAGTCAAAGTTGTCACAATCTACGCATTCAGTATCGAAAATTTCAAACGCTCCAAGTTCGAGGTGGATGCCCTAATGGAAATGGCTAGGGTGAAGTTGTCGCAAATGGCCCAGCATGGAGAGATCCTCGATCGATATGGCGCAAAGGTCCGAGTGTTGGGTCGGTTGGACTTGCTCAGGCCTGACGTTCTGAAAGCAGTGAATCGGGCGATGGAAATGACAAGTAACAACGGCGACCGGGTCCTCAACATCTGTTTCCCGTACACATCGCGCGACGAAATCACCAGTGCGATCCGTGACACCGTTGCAGACTACAGCCAACCATTAAGACCGCGCTCCTCCTCCCTACGGACTCCATTCTCCGAGAGTCATATTGCGCTTAATATCCAAGCACGGAACCAAAATACAAATCCCGAGGATACGAGTAGCGATATTGAATCTACTTCCGAATCCTCAGCccagggagaagaaggagctgcgAAACACGATCGTCCAAATAAGGTCTACGAGACCGGATCTGCTTTCTCATCATCTACGACCCTCGATCTCGCTGGCCACCAGGATAGTACGAATTTGAAGAAAGCAACTCAGGGAGCTAGCGCCGAGTTGGAAAACCCGGCTTACTTGTCACCAGAGACCATCACGCGGCAAACTTTATCAGACCATCTGCACACGAAAGACAACCCGCCCCTGGACTTGCTGATCCGCACGTCTGGAGTGGAGCGTCTTAGCGACTTTATGCTCTGGCAATGTGATGAGGACACGGATATTGTCTTTTTGGACGTCCTCTGGCCTGAATTCGATCTGTGGCACTTCCTACCAGTTCTGCTAGGGTGGCAGAGAAGGGTTTCAAAGTCGAGGAAGAATCCGGATGCGGAAGGTGATTTCGATGGCGATGCTGTCGGATCAAACGGCTTGAGCGACCAAGTCTTAAGCCCAAGTGCAAAGGTCAAGGACTTGTAA
- a CDS encoding saccharopine dehydrogenase translates to MPGQVAGSKVLLLGSGFVTKPTVEVLSKADVHVTVACRTLESAQKLAEGFKNTTAIALDVNDADALDKALEQVDLAISLIPYTFHALVIKSAIRTKKHVVTTSYVSPAMLELDEECKKAGITVMNEIGLDPGIDHLYAVKTIDEVHREGGKITSFLSYCGGLPAPECSDNPLGYKFSWSSRGVLLALRNAAKFYKDGQEVSVAGPDLMATAKPYYIYPGFAFVAYPNRDSTPYSERYNIPEAKTIVRGTLRYQGFPEMIKVLVDIGFLSDEPADFLNSPISWKDATKQILGATTAAEKDLEWAIASKTSFANNEERNRLIAGLRWIGIFSDEQVIPRGNPLDTLCATLEKKMQYGPEERDMVMLQHKFEIEHKDGSKETRTSTMCEYGVIGGYSAMAKTVGVPCGVAVQLVLDGTINKKGVIAPMTWDICAPLIKTLKEEYGIEMIEKTL, encoded by the exons ATGCCTGGTCAGGTCGCTGGTTCCAAGGTTCTCCTCCTGGGCTCGGGTTTCG TTACCAAGCCCACCGTTGAGGTTCTGAGCAAGGCCGATGTTCACGTCACTGTCG CCTGCCGTACCCTCGAAAGCGCCCAAAAGCTTGCTGAGGGTTTCAAGAACACCACGGCCATTGCCTTAGATGTCAACGATGCCGACGCTCTCGACAAGGCCCTCGAGCAGGTCGACCTTGCTATCTCCTTGATCCCTTACACCTTCCACGCCCTTGTTATCAAGTCCGCTATCCGCACCAAGAAGCATGTTGTTACTACTTCTTACGTCTCTCCCGCAATGCTCGAGTTGGACGAAGAGTGCAAGAAGGCCGGTATCACAGTCATGAACGAGATTGGCTTGGACCCT GGTATTGACCACTTGTACGCCGTCAAGACTATTGACGAG GTTCATAGGGAAGGTGGTAAaatcacctccttcctctcctaCTGTGGTGGTCTCCCCGCCCCTGAATGCTCCGACAACCCTCTGGGCTACAAGTTCTCCTGGTCTAGCCGTGGTGTCCTTCTCGCTCTCCGTAACGCCGCCAAGTTCTACAAGGACGGCCAGGAAGTCAGCGTCGCCGGTCCCGACCTTATGGCTACCGCCAAGCCCTACTACATCTACCCTGGCTTCGCCTTCGTCGCGTACCCCAACCGTGACTCGACTCCCTACAGCGAGCGCTACAACATCCCCGAAGCCAAGACCATCGTCCGTGGTACTCTCCGCTATCAGGGCTTCCCTGAGATGATCAAGGTGCTGGTCGACATCGGCTTCCTGAGCGATGAGCCCGCCGACTTCCTCAACTCCCCCATCTCCTGGAAGGACGCCACCAAACAGATCTTGGGTGCCACAACCGCCGCCGAGAAGGACCTCGAGTGGGCCATCGCCTCCAAGACCTCCTTCGCGAACAACGAGGAGCGCAACCGCCTCATCGCGGGTCTCCGCTGGATCGGCATCTTCTCTGACGAGCAGGTCATCCCCCGCGGTAACCCTCTCGATACCCTCTGTGCCACactcgagaagaagatgcagtACGGCCCCGAGGAGCGTGACATGGTTATGCTGCAGCACAAGTTCGAAATCGAGCACAAGGATGGCTCCAAGGAGACACGCACCAGCACCATGTGCGAGTATGGTGTGATCGGTGGTTACTCTGCCATGGCTAAGACTGTCGGTGTCCCATGTGGTGTTGCTGTCCAGTTGGTGCTTGATGGCACTATCAACAAGAAG GGTGTCATTGCTCCCATGACCTGGGACATCTGTGCTCCCCTCATTAAGACTCTTAAGGAGGAGTACGGCATTGAGATGATTGAAAAGACTTTGTAA
- a CDS encoding activator of Hsp90 ATPase translates to MVLHNPNNWHWVNKDASGWAKDYLKEKLCALSVEENGVTAKISNLLSMDGDVDVSQRKGKVITLFDVKVQLEYEGKTKDEESVSGTITIPEVAHDTEEDEYVFEIDIYSESSSKQPVKDLVRSKLLPQLRQELVKLAPALITEHGKDIQHAPGENPSKGFTAPTYHPQTKKDTPAPKTITTSTSGKVAVNTTTVIASDEFRTTAEELYNTFTDPQRIAAFTRGAPRQFEGAQVGGKFAIFDGNVTGEYTKLEKPTQIVQKWRLAQWPEGHFSSLEINFDQNDVDGVTQMRVSWTGVPVGQEDVTKQNWEMYYVRSIKQTFGFGTIL, encoded by the exons ATGGTTCTGCACAACCCCAACAACTGGCACTGGGTGAATAAGGATGCCTCCGGATGGGCCAAGGATTacctgaaggagaagctcTGCGCGCTCTCCGTCGAGGAAAATGGTGTCACCGCCAAGATCTCCAACCTCCTGTCTATGGATGGCGACGTAGACGTCAGCCAGAGAAAAGGCAAGGTCATCACCTTGTTCGATGTCAAAGTACAGCTAGAGTATGAAG GTAAGACCAAGGACGAGGAGTCTGTTAGCGGTACTATCACCATCCCCGAGGTTGCCCACGAcacagaggaagacgagtATGTT TTTGAGATTGACATCTACTCTGAATCCTCTTCCAAGCAGCCGGTGAAGGACCTCGTGCGGTCGAAGCTTCTGCCCCAACTCAGACAGGAGTTGGTCAAACTTGCGCCTGCCCTGATCACTGAGCATGGCAAGGATATTCAGCATGCCCCCGGTGAGAACCCGTCCAAGGGTTTTACCGCCCCAACCTATCACCCTCAAACTAAGAAGGACACACCTGCCCCCAAAACGATCACCACTTCTACCAGCGGCAAGGTTGCTGTCAACACTACTACCGTGATTGCCTCGGATGAGTTCCGTACCACCGCTGAGGAATTGTATAATACCTTTACAGACCCTCAGCGCATTGCCGCTTTCACCCGCGGAGCGCCTCGTCAGTTCGAGGGTGCCCAGGTTGGCGGAAAGTTCGCCATCTTCGATGGCAACGTCACCGGAGAATATACTAAGCTGGAGAAACCGACTCAAATCGTGCAGAAGTGGCGTTTGGCCCAGTGGCCCGAGGGCCACTTCAGCTCCCTCGAGATCAACTTTGACCAGAACGATGTCGACGGCGTTACCCAAATGCGTGTGTCGTGGACTGGAGTTCCCGTTGGCCAGGAGGATGTCACCAAGCAGAACTGGGAAATGTACTATGTTCGCAGTATCAAGCAGACTTTCGG GTTTGGCACTATTCTCTGA
- a CDS encoding putative fructose-1,6-bisphosphatase Fbp1 (unnamed protein product): MSGHENNGAPPVGQEKINTDIVTLTRFLTEEQTKVPEATGDFTLLCHALQFSFKSIAYYIRRASLINLTGLAGSSNTTGDDQKKLDVIGNDIFISAMRGSGKCRILVSEEEEEAIIFDEHPYARYAVVCDPIDGSSNLDAGVSVGTIFGIFKLPDSVLGPENKVSPKDLLLPGTEMVASGFTMYGASAQLVITMRNGGVNGFTLENSLGEFILTHPNMTLPAKRAIYSVNEGNSSYWEEWTNAYFHSLKFPPEGQKPYSARYIGSMVADAYRTLLYGGVFAYPADKKAPKGKLRILYECAPMAMLFENAGGLAVNSRMERLLGVVPEHIHDKSGVFLGSKDEVQKIIDTYNKYKK; the protein is encoded by the exons atgtctGGACACGAGAACAACGGTGCTCCCCCCGTGGGacaggagaagatcaacacCGACATCGTCACCCTCACAAGGTTTCTGACAGAAGAACAAACCAAGGTGCCAGAAGCCACTGGTGACTTCAC ACTCCTCTGCCACGCTCTTCAGTTCTCCTTCAAGTCCATCGCCTACTATATCCGTCGCGCATCCTTAATCAACCTGACAGGACTGGCGGGTTCCTCAAACACCACAGGCGATGACCAGAAGAAGCTCGACGTAATCGGCaatgatatcttcatctccgCCATGCGCGGCTCAGGTAAATGCCGTATCCTCGtctcggaagaagaagaagaagccatcATCTTCGACGAGCACCCCTACGCCCGCTACGCAGTCGTCTGCGACCCCATCGACGGATCCTCCAACCTGGACGCTGGCGTCTCGGTAGGAACCATCTTCGGCATCTTCAAGCTGCCCGACTCCGTCCTGGGTCCCGAGAACAAGGTCTCCCCCAAggatctcctcctccccggTACTGAGATGGTCGCCTCCGGTTTCACCATGTACGGTGCCTCCGCCCAACTCGTCATCACCATGCGCAATGGCGGCGTCAACGGCTTCACCCTGGAGAACTCCCTGGGTGAATTCATCCTCACTCACCCCAACATGACCCTCCCCGCCAAGCGCGCCATCTACTCCGTCAACGAGGGTAACAGCAGCTACTGGGAGGAGTGGACCAACGCTTACTTCCACTCGCTGAAGTTCCCCCCCGAGGGCCAGAAGCCTTACAGTGCTCGCTACATTGGTAGCATGGTGGCTGATGCTTACCGGACACTGCTCTACGGTGGTGTCTTCGCTTACCCGGCCGACAAGAAGGCCCCCAAGGGTAAGCTGCGTATTTTGTACGAATGCGCGCCCATGGCTATGCTGTTTGAAAACGCCGGTGGTCTCGCTGTGAACTCCCGCATGGAGCGCCTTCTGGGCGTTGTCCCGGAGCACATTCACGACAAGAGTGGTGTGTTCCTCGGCTCGAAGGATGAAGTacagaagatcatcgacacATATAACAAGTACAAGAAATAA
- a CDS encoding vacuolar H+-ATPase V0 sector, subunit A (V-type proton ATPase subunit a) — MAPKDTFFRSSDMSLTQLYIANEIGREVVSALGELGQVQFRDLNPDTNAFQRTFTKEIRRLDNVERQLRYFHSQMDKAGIPMRSSSEFTDTLAAPLASEIDELAERSESLEQRIASLNDSYETLKKREVELTEWRWVLREAGGFFDRAHTHTEEIRQSFDNDEAPLLRDVEQQSHRGQNGEAQGQQSFLEMNIGFVAGVIPRDRIGAFERILWRTLRGNLYMNQSEIPEAIIDPTTNEESHKNVFVIFAHGKNIIAKIRKISESLGASLYGVDENSELRRDQIHEVNTRLSDVGNVLRNTKNTLDAELTQIARSLAAWMIIVRKEKAVYDTLNRFSYDQARKTLIAEAWCPTNSLPLIKSTLQDVNDRAGLSVPTIVNQIRTNKTPPTYVRTNKFTEAFQTIVNAYGIPKYSEANPGLYTIVTFPFLFAVMFGDFGHGALMTLCAAAMIFWERKLQKTKLDELTYMAFYGRYIMLMMGLFSMYTGLIYNDIFSKSFTIFSSQWKWPEIIHPGQAVEASLKGDYRFPFGLDWNWHEAENSLLFTNSLKMKMSILLGWSHMTYALCLQYVNARHFKSKVDIIGNFLPGMIFFQSIFGYLVLTVIYKWSVDWPARGQSPPGLLNMLIFMFLSPGSVEEELYPGQGSVQVILLLLAVAQVPVMLLFKPLYLRWEHNRARAHGYRGLGEQSRVSALEDDGDMDGGLNGGRGSMASEGEGVAMIAQDLGEEEHEEFDFSEIMIHQVIHTIEFCLNCISHTASYLRLWALSLAHQQLSIVLWTMTLGGAFEQENPTLRVIMIVVTFYLWFTLTIAILCVMEGTSAMLHSLRLHWVEAMSKHFMGEGIPFAPFSFKALLEEDPVD, encoded by the exons atggctCCGAAGGATACCTTCTTCCGTTCGTCGGATATGAGCTTGACCCAGCTCTATATCGCCAATGAAATCGGACGAGAAGTTGTCAGTGCCTTGGGAGAACTCGGTCAGGTTCAATTTAGAGAT CTTAACCCCGACACTAATGCTTTTCAACGTACCTTTACCAAAGAGATCCGCCGCCTGGATAATGTGGAACGGCAGCTGC GTTATTTCCATTCTCAGATGGACAAGGCAGGAATCCCAATGCGGTCTTCATCCGAATTCACCGATACATTAGCTGCACCCTTGGCATCCGAAATTGATGAGCTTGCCGAACGGAGCGAGAGCTTGGAACAGAGGATTGCCTCACTCAACGATAGTTACGAGACACTCAAGAAGCGGGAGGTGGAGCTCACGGAATGGCGTTGGGTTCTGAGGGAAGCCGGTGGATTCTTCGATCGCGCCCACACTCATACGGAAGAGATACGGCAATCGTTTGATAACGATGAAGCTCCTCTCCTTCGTGATGTCGAACAGCAGTCCCACCGCGGTCAGAACGGCGAAGCCCAGGGTCAACAATCCTTCCTCGAGATGAACATTGGGTTTGTCGCGGGTGTCATTCCACGTGACCGTATCGGTGCCTTTGAACGTATTCTATGGAGAACCCTGCGTGGTAACTTGTACATGAATCAGTCGGAGATTCCCGAGGCTATCATTGACCCTACGACCAACGAGGAGTCTCACAAGAACGTGTTTGTCATTTTCGCCCACGGAAAGAACATCATTGCGAAAATCAGGAAAATATCCGAATCCCTTGGTGCTTCACTGTACGGCGTTGACGAGAACAGTGAGCTGAGACGTGATCAGATCCATGAGGTGAACACACGCTTGAGTGATGTGGGTAACGTCTTGCGCAACACCAAGAATACACTCGATGCGGAACTTACACAGATTGCCCGCTCGCTTGCGGCCTGGATGATCATCgtcaggaaagaaaaggctgtCTATGATACACTCAACAGATTCTCCTACGATCAAGCGAGAAAAACGCTAATTGCGGAGGCCTGGTGTCCAACAAACTCGCTGCCATTGATCAAGTCAACGTTGCAAGATGTGAACGATCGTGCTGGCTTAAGTGTGCCTACTATTGTCAATCAGATCCGAACTAACAAGACACCCCCTACCTATGTGCGGACGAACAAGTTCACAGAGGCCTTTCAAACCATTGTCAATGCGTATGGTATCCCGAAGTACTCGGAAGCCAACCCTGGATTGTACACGATCGTCACCTTCCCATTCCTGTTTGCCGTCATGTTTGGTGACTTTGGTCACGGTGCTCTCATGACTTTGTGTGCTGCTGCGATGATTTTCTGGGAGAGGAAGCTCCAGAAGACCAAGTTAGATGAACTGACCTACATGGCATTCTATGGCCGTTATATCATGCTAATGATGGGTCTTTTCTCTATGTACACTGGTCTTATATACAATGATATCTTCTCCAAGTCGTTCACAATCTTCTCCAGTCAATGGAAGTGGCCTGAGATCATTCATCCAGGACAAGCAGTCGAGGCTTCCCTGAAGGGCGACTATCGGTTTCCCTTTGGACTTGACTGGAATTGGCATGAGGCTGAAAACTCTTTGCTGTTTACGAACAGTTTGAAGATGAAAATGAGTATTTTGCTGGGCTGGTCTCAC ATGACATATGCTCTTTGCTTGCAGTATGTCAACGCGCGCCATTTCAAGTCTAAGGTTGATATTATCGGCAACTTCCTCCCGGgaatgatcttcttccagtcTATTTTTGGGTACCTTGTCCTTACTGTCATCTATAAGTGGTCAGTGGACTGGCCAGCCAGGGGCCAGTCACCCCCAGGTTTATTGAACATGCTCATCTTCATGTTCCTCTCCCCTGGTAGTGTTGAGGAGGAACTGTACCCCGGTCAAGGCTCTGTTCAGGTCATCCTATTGCTTCTTGCCGTCGCGCAAGTACCCGTCATGCTCCTCTTCAAGCCGTTGTACCTTCGCTGGGAGCATAACCGTGCTCGTGCTCATGGATACAGAGGTCTTGGAGAACAGTCAAGAGTTAGCGCGCTCGAGGACGATGGCGATATGGATGGCGGACTCAATGGGGGCCGCGGCAGCATGGCCAGCGAGGGTGAGGGGGTGGCTATGATTGCCCAGGACCTTGGAGAGGAGGAGCACGAAGAATTCGACTTCTCTGAAATCATGATCCATCAGGTCATTCATACCATTGAATTCTGTCTGAATTGTATTTCCCACACTGCATCCTACCTGCGTCTGTGGGCTCTTTCTCTGGCCCATCAGCAGCTTTCGATCGTTTTGTGGACTATGACTCTTGGAGGTGCTTTCGAGCAGGAAAACCCCACCCTTCGTGTAATTATGATTGTCGTCACCTTCTACTTGTGGTTCACTCTGACAATCGCCATTCTCTGTGTCATGGAGGGAACTAGCGCTATGCTCCATTCGCTTCGTCTGCACTGGGTCGAGGCTATGAGCAAGCATTTCATGGGCGAGGGTATACCATTTGCTCCCTTCAGCTTCAAGGCGCTCCTCGAAGAGGATCCCGTTGACTGA